A genomic stretch from Pontivivens ytuae includes:
- the smpB gene encoding SsrA-binding protein SmpB, producing the protein MAQKKSDPNSKLIAENRRARYDYAIEDTLEAGIVLQGSEVKSLREGGANIAESYASVEEGELWLINSYVAPFGQAMNRAFGHDERRRRKLLVSKKELAKLWQGVGREGMTLVPLRMYFNDRGRAKLLIGLAKGKKKADKRDTEKKRDWQRQKARLLGS; encoded by the coding sequence ATGGCCCAGAAGAAGAGCGACCCCAACTCGAAGCTGATCGCGGAGAACCGCCGCGCCCGCTACGACTACGCCATCGAGGATACGCTGGAGGCGGGTATCGTCCTCCAGGGCTCGGAGGTGAAGTCGCTGCGCGAGGGCGGCGCGAACATCGCGGAGAGTTATGCGAGCGTGGAGGAGGGGGAGCTGTGGCTCATCAACTCCTACGTGGCACCCTTCGGCCAGGCGATGAACCGCGCCTTCGGCCATGACGAGCGGCGGCGGCGCAAGCTGCTGGTCTCTAAGAAGGAGCTCGCGAAGCTCTGGCAGGGCGTGGGGCGCGAGGGCATGACGCTGGTGCCGCTGCGGATGTATTTCAACGACCGCGGCCGCGCGAAGCTGCTGATCGGGCTCGCCAAAGGCAAGAAGAAGGCCGACAAGCGCGACACCGAGAAGAAGCGCGACTGGCAGCGCCAGAAGGCGCGGCTCTTGGGGAGCTGA
- the dapA gene encoding 4-hydroxy-tetrahydrodipicolinate synthase, with protein MFHGSIPALITPFKDGGVDEKALRDLVNWHVAEGSHGLVPVGTTGESPTLTHEEHERVVKIVVEEAAGRLKVIAGAGSNNTVEAVRFAQYAESVGADGILVVTPYYNKPSQRGIVAHFEAIHAACDLPILLYNIPSRSVVNISVETMGALAKLPRVVGVKDATGDVSRISDQKIACGEEFIQLSGNDEIALAVNAQGGHGCITTVGNIAPRLSAEMQNACAEGDYKAARAIHERLFPLFRAAFMEPNPVPTKYALSLLGRCSDEVRLPLVGATDATKAKVRDAMVHAGLLNG; from the coding sequence ATGTTCCACGGATCCATCCCAGCGCTCATCACGCCGTTCAAGGACGGTGGGGTCGATGAGAAAGCGCTGCGCGATCTGGTGAACTGGCACGTGGCCGAGGGCTCCCACGGGCTGGTCCCGGTCGGCACCACGGGCGAGAGCCCGACGCTCACCCACGAGGAGCACGAGCGCGTCGTGAAGATCGTGGTCGAGGAGGCCGCGGGCCGGCTGAAGGTCATCGCGGGCGCAGGCTCCAACAACACGGTCGAGGCGGTGCGCTTCGCCCAGTATGCGGAAAGCGTGGGCGCGGACGGCATCCTCGTGGTCACGCCCTACTACAACAAGCCCAGCCAGCGCGGCATCGTCGCTCATTTCGAGGCGATCCACGCGGCGTGCGACCTGCCGATCCTGCTCTACAACATCCCCTCCCGCTCAGTCGTCAACATCAGCGTGGAGACGATGGGCGCGCTCGCCAAGCTGCCGCGGGTGGTCGGCGTGAAGGACGCGACCGGCGACGTCTCCCGCATCTCGGACCAGAAGATCGCGTGCGGCGAGGAGTTCATCCAGCTCTCGGGCAATGACGAGATCGCACTGGCGGTCAATGCGCAGGGCGGACACGGCTGCATCACCACGGTGGGCAACATCGCGCCGCGGCTGAGTGCGGAGATGCAGAACGCCTGTGCGGAAGGCGACTACAAGGCGGCCCGTGCGATCCACGAGCGCCTGTTCCCGCTGTTCCGCGCCGCCTTCATGGAGCCGAACCCGGTGCCCACGAAATACGCGCTGTCGCTGCTCGGACGCTGCTCGGACGAGGTGCGCCTGCCGCTGGTGGGTGCCACGGACGCAACGAAGGCGAAGGTGCGCGACGCGATGGTCCATGCCGGCCTGTTGAATGGCTGA
- a CDS encoding lytic transglycosylase domain-containing protein, whose product MRLLPALVAVCLAVTPAAPAQVSDQAGLRMAEALRAGIQRDWDLAESLARQTGEPVAREVLTWTRLRTGDGNWNEYLDFIERNADWPGLTRMRRAGETRIPANADPMDVFLFFGDDDPQTGLGALRLAEAQAALGRGREADGTLVRAWRELPLNTLEEQLIAAQAPRLLEAHHITRLDNAIWDGRLSEAARMEPRVSPAWRALAEARIALRRNENGVNELIDAVPAELADHPGLAYDRFVWRRERGLDTAQELLRAQSTSAAELGQPEAWARARRGYARAEMRTGNVSRAYELASRHFLTEGSDYADLEWLSGYIQLRRLRSAERAIPHFQRFEAAVETPISLGRAGYWLGRAYEGVGNLAAAQAAFERGAQHQSTFYGQLAAQRLGLPADPAFSVQEQMDWRSASFANDPRLTAAALLYAADDWSNGELFLRRIALDLPDPAETVALADFAIEVLQRPDSAVRLSKFAARETGQAFPATAYPLLDLSGVRTALPPELIMSLARQESELNTNAVSRVGARGLMQLMPGTAQDVSRQLGIPYSASGLTQDPEYNIRLGTTYLADLMDRFNGSYVLSAVGYNAGPGRSRQWSQRYGDPRRMDLDRTIDWIEHIPFTETRNYVMRVIEGMHVYRQRLEGGPVPLRIEADLTAG is encoded by the coding sequence ATGCGTTTGCTGCCTGCCCTTGTTGCCGTTTGTCTCGCCGTCACCCCCGCCGCGCCGGCCCAGGTCTCCGATCAGGCGGGCCTGCGCATGGCCGAAGCGCTTCGCGCCGGGATCCAGCGCGATTGGGACCTGGCCGAGAGCCTCGCCCGCCAGACCGGGGAGCCGGTGGCCCGCGAGGTGCTGACCTGGACCCGGCTGCGCACGGGCGACGGGAACTGGAACGAGTATCTCGACTTCATCGAGCGCAACGCCGACTGGCCCGGCCTCACCCGGATGCGCCGGGCGGGGGAGACGCGGATCCCGGCCAATGCCGACCCGATGGACGTCTTCCTGTTCTTCGGGGACGACGATCCGCAGACGGGCCTCGGTGCCCTCCGTCTGGCTGAGGCGCAGGCGGCTTTGGGCCGCGGGCGAGAGGCCGACGGCACTCTTGTGCGCGCTTGGCGGGAGCTGCCGCTCAACACGCTCGAGGAGCAGCTCATCGCCGCGCAGGCGCCGCGCCTGCTCGAAGCACACCACATCACCCGCCTCGACAACGCGATCTGGGACGGGCGCCTCAGCGAGGCCGCCCGGATGGAGCCGCGCGTGTCCCCGGCCTGGCGCGCTCTGGCCGAGGCGCGCATCGCGCTGCGCCGGAACGAGAACGGCGTGAACGAGCTGATCGACGCGGTCCCGGCGGAGCTCGCCGATCATCCGGGCCTTGCCTATGACCGCTTCGTCTGGCGGCGGGAGCGCGGGCTCGACACCGCGCAGGAGCTGTTGCGCGCGCAATCGACCTCCGCCGCGGAGCTCGGCCAGCCCGAGGCGTGGGCCCGCGCCCGCCGCGGCTATGCCCGGGCTGAGATGCGGACCGGCAACGTCTCCCGCGCCTATGAGCTCGCCTCCCGCCACTTCCTGACCGAAGGCTCCGACTACGCCGATCTGGAATGGCTCTCGGGCTACATCCAGCTGCGCCGCCTGCGCAGCGCGGAGCGGGCCATCCCGCACTTCCAGCGGTTCGAGGCGGCGGTGGAGACGCCGATCTCGCTCGGCCGCGCCGGCTACTGGCTGGGCCGCGCCTACGAGGGCGTCGGCAACCTCGCCGCGGCCCAGGCGGCCTTCGAGCGCGGTGCACAGCACCAGTCCACCTTCTACGGCCAGCTTGCGGCCCAGCGGCTGGGCCTGCCCGCCGATCCCGCCTTCTCGGTGCAGGAGCAGATGGACTGGCGCTCGGCCTCCTTCGCCAACGACCCGCGGCTGACCGCGGCGGCCCTGCTCTATGCCGCGGACGACTGGTCGAACGGGGAGCTCTTCCTGCGCCGCATCGCTCTCGACCTGCCCGACCCGGCGGAAACGGTGGCCCTCGCCGATTTCGCGATCGAGGTGCTGCAGCGGCCCGACAGCGCCGTGCGCCTCTCGAAATTCGCAGCCCGCGAGACGGGGCAGGCCTTCCCCGCCACGGCCTATCCGCTGCTCGACCTCTCCGGCGTGCGCACCGCGCTGCCGCCCGAGCTGATCATGTCGCTCGCCCGGCAGGAAAGCGAGCTCAACACCAACGCCGTCAGCCGCGTGGGCGCACGGGGGCTGATGCAGCTGATGCCCGGCACGGCGCAGGACGTCTCCCGCCAGCTTGGTATCCCGTATTCCGCGTCCGGCCTCACGCAGGACCCCGAATACAACATCCGCCTCGGCACGACCTACCTCGCCGACCTGATGGACCGGTTCAACGGCTCCTACGTGCTGTCCGCCGTGGGTTACAACGCCGGTCCGGGCCGGTCGCGCCAGTGGTCGCAGCGCTACGGCGACCCGCGGCGCATGGACCTCGACCGGACGATCGACTGGATCGAGCACATCCCCTTCACCGAGACCCGCAACTACGTCATGCGCGTGATCGAGGGGATGCACGTCTACCGCCAGCGGCTGGAGGGCGGCCCCGTACCGTTGCGCATCGAAGCCGACCTGACCGCCGGCTGA